In bacterium, the following proteins share a genomic window:
- a CDS encoding lysophospholipid acyltransferase family protein — MKSKRVMKIRHRIEYIVLYVIMVLLQHTTLKSAIRAAERLGDFVFFVLKTRRKVVYDNLTLAFPEKSEEEKFKIARRAYRNFAMMIFEYCRFPVLTREDVLSLVSIEGGEKIEEALEHGRGAVMVAGHFGNWELMGAALSLKGYPVCFLVGEQHNKLVDNRMNEFREMMGIKIIHRGVAVRGVLKALRENMFVALLSDQDAGKDGVFVNFFGKLSSTHQGAAVFALKTKSPIITGVPIRYDGYKHHVVCGIIKTDQYNGVTDENVKKLTQAYTSFLEEQIRKYPDHWFWMHKRWKSHPVMENESIKRDGEE, encoded by the coding sequence ATGAAATCGAAGAGAGTGATGAAAATACGCCACCGTATTGAGTATATCGTTTTGTATGTGATTATGGTTTTACTCCAGCATACAACCCTTAAATCTGCAATACGCGCTGCGGAACGGTTGGGAGATTTTGTATTTTTTGTTTTAAAAACCAGAAGAAAGGTTGTTTATGATAATCTTACTCTGGCATTTCCTGAAAAGAGTGAAGAAGAGAAATTTAAGATTGCTCGGCGGGCTTACAGAAATTTTGCCATGATGATTTTTGAATACTGCCGTTTCCCTGTGCTGACAAGAGAAGATGTCCTGTCACTTGTTTCAATAGAGGGCGGTGAGAAGATAGAGGAGGCTCTTGAACACGGCAGAGGAGCAGTTATGGTTGCAGGGCATTTTGGCAATTGGGAGCTTATGGGTGCTGCTTTATCTTTAAAAGGATATCCAGTTTGTTTCCTTGTGGGAGAGCAGCACAACAAGCTTGTTGATAACAGAATGAATGAGTTCAGAGAGATGATGGGGATTAAAATTATACACAGAGGAGTAGCTGTCAGGGGAGTACTTAAGGCCTTGAGGGAGAATATGTTTGTTGCTTTGCTTTCCGATCAGGATGCAGGTAAAGATGGCGTTTTTGTCAATTTTTTTGGAAAGCTGTCTTCCACTCATCAGGGGGCTGCGGTTTTTGCTTTAAAAACAAAATCTCCGATTATAACCGGTGTACCGATAAGATATGACGGATATAAACACCATGTAGTCTGCGGTATAATAAAAACAGACCAGTACAACGGCGTAACAGACGAAAACGTAAAGAAACTGACTCAGGCCTATACATCATTTCTCGAGGAACAGATAAGAAAATATCCTGATCACTGGTTCTGGATGCATAAAAGATGGAAATCACATCCGGTAATGGAGAATGAGAGTATAAAAAGAGACGGAGAGGAGTAG
- the waaF gene encoding lipopolysaccharide heptosyltransferase II — MRKFIVVQTAFAGDVILSLPLADGIKKLFPDADISFLVTPETSVLLRNNPSIDRIFEFDKRGMENGPGHLFKWIKKLSDEKFDCAIMPHRSMRSALLIWGARIPERIGFNKSSGFFLFNKVAEYPVSVHEVERNFVLLEKLGWKGRVPGPVLYPGEKERRDVEMFLGRAGVSTRQELIAIAPGSMWPTKRWPVEYFIETAKALWNKHRIRSILIGGKEDKGIGDLIVSGSEGSAVSAMGKFSLLSSAEIIRRCRVTISNDSAPEHLSAAVGTPVVAIFGPTAPKFGFYPWGNGHTVLYKGIKCSPCGIHGGRKCPKKHFNCMKLIKPEEVIEAVNKYLK; from the coding sequence ATCAGAAAATTTATTGTTGTACAGACAGCTTTTGCAGGAGATGTTATTTTAAGCCTGCCTCTAGCAGATGGAATTAAAAAGCTTTTCCCTGATGCTGATATTTCTTTTCTGGTGACTCCGGAAACGTCAGTGCTTTTAAGGAACAATCCTTCTATTGACAGGATTTTTGAATTTGACAAAAGAGGCATGGAGAACGGGCCTGGCCATTTGTTTAAGTGGATTAAAAAATTGTCAGATGAAAAATTTGATTGTGCAATTATGCCTCACCGTTCAATGAGAAGTGCATTACTGATTTGGGGCGCACGGATACCTGAACGAATAGGATTTAACAAAAGCAGCGGTTTTTTTCTTTTTAACAAAGTAGCTGAATACCCCGTATCAGTTCATGAGGTTGAACGCAATTTTGTTCTCCTTGAAAAATTGGGATGGAAAGGGCGTGTTCCAGGGCCTGTCCTGTATCCCGGAGAAAAGGAGAGAAGGGATGTTGAGATGTTTCTCGGCAGGGCCGGAGTATCTACAAGGCAGGAGCTTATAGCCATTGCACCGGGTTCCATGTGGCCTACAAAGAGGTGGCCTGTAGAATATTTTATTGAGACAGCAAAGGCGTTATGGAATAAACACAGGATAAGATCCATACTTATCGGCGGAAAAGAAGATAAAGGCATTGGTGATTTGATTGTTTCCGGTTCGGAAGGGAGCGCTGTTTCGGCCATGGGGAAGTTTTCTCTATTGTCTTCTGCTGAGATTATCAGAAGATGCAGAGTAACAATATCAAATGACAGTGCGCCTGAGCATCTTTCCGCAGCTGTAGGTACTCCTGTAGTTGCCATATTCGGCCCCACTGCTCCTAAGTTCGGATTCTATCCGTGGGGGAATGGCCATACTGTTCTGTATAAAGGGATTAAATGCAGTCCGTGCGGAATTCACGGAGGCAGAAAATGCCCGAAAAAGCATTTTAACTGCATGAAATTAATAAAACCTGAAGAAGTAATTGAGGCAGTGAATAAGTATCTGAAATGA
- a CDS encoding threonylcarbamoyl-AMP synthase, translating into MKTRLIKAGTKGILKKDLKEVADVLRSGGVIVYPTETVYGIGCDAENREAVLRIRHIKGREDDKPMLVLIPDKNYLYKISGKLTESADLLINAFWPGPLTLIINTGPVFPRELTGASSGLGMRVSSNKTAMQIVNEFGGYLVSTSANRSGQAPAVTGKDAYGIFSGEADIIIDAGACRGRVQSTVVDTRVNPPEIVRNGAVFHQDIDKALRGQLIK; encoded by the coding sequence ATGAAAACAAGATTAATAAAAGCCGGGACAAAAGGTATTTTAAAAAAAGACCTTAAAGAAGTTGCAGATGTTTTGAGGTCAGGCGGCGTTATTGTGTATCCAACAGAGACTGTTTACGGAATCGGCTGTGATGCAGAGAACAGAGAGGCAGTACTCCGCATCCGGCATATTAAAGGAAGAGAGGATGATAAACCTATGCTGGTTCTGATTCCTGATAAAAATTACTTGTATAAGATTTCAGGTAAATTAACAGAATCAGCAGATCTTTTAATAAATGCATTCTGGCCGGGGCCTCTGACATTGATTATAAACACCGGGCCTGTTTTCCCCCGTGAGCTTACAGGAGCCTCTTCCGGCCTTGGGATGAGAGTCTCTTCCAATAAAACTGCAATGCAGATAGTAAATGAGTTCGGCGGATATCTCGTTTCCACAAGCGCAAACAGATCCGGCCAGGCACCTGCTGTAACCGGCAAAGATGCATACGGTATTTTCAGCGGAGAAGCTGATATCATTATTGATGCAGGAGCATGCAGGGGCAGAGTGCAGTCAACAGTTGTGGATACAAGAGTTAATCCGCCTGAAATTGTCAGAAATGGCGCTGTTTTTCATCAGGATATTGATAAAGCATTGAGAGGACAGCTTATAAAATGA
- a CDS encoding low molecular weight protein arginine phosphatase, which produces MIVVFVCTGNSCRSPVAEGILKQRIAEKPGLDIKVESAGVMVPPGISVSANSVSVAMEHGIDISLHEPRQITREIINKADLILVMEFSQKALLISAVREAESKIFLLKEYCSSNTGEIDDPIGMGKEVYEKIYSEIEIEIDRILQCIEK; this is translated from the coding sequence ATGATTGTTGTTTTTGTATGTACCGGGAATTCATGCAGAAGCCCCGTTGCAGAGGGAATTCTGAAACAAAGAATTGCGGAAAAGCCGGGCCTTGATATCAAAGTTGAATCGGCCGGAGTAATGGTGCCTCCCGGGATAAGCGTTTCGGCTAATTCAGTCAGTGTTGCCATGGAACACGGGATTGATATAAGCTTACATGAGCCGAGGCAGATTACGAGAGAGATAATTAACAAGGCGGATCTCATTCTTGTTATGGAGTTTTCCCAGAAAGCACTGCTCATAAGCGCAGTTCGTGAAGCAGAGTCAAAAATATTCCTTTTAAAGGAGTACTGCAGTTCAAATACGGGCGAAATTGATGATCCCATAGGCATGGGAAAAGAAGTATATGAGAAAATTTATTCCGAGATCGAAATTGAGATAGACAGAATATTGCAATGCATTGAAAAGTGA
- a CDS encoding glycosyltransferase family 9 protein produces the protein MEKPYKILVIRTDKIGDVVLSLPVISELRRVCPDSQLTMLVNPAVRDIVESSVDIDSILYDTGDENSINGFRNFVHMLKKESFDAAILLHPSLMLSAAIYMAHIPVRAGTGYRLYSFLFNRGVFEHRKKSGRHEAELNLSLARAICPAVDVNRIRFLLEVDDDSLRSVRTKLNAEGVDGKKPFIIVHPGSKGSALTWPEHKFHDFVAIFADNFPIQILVTGLSEEEAVVKNVSAGSDFAFNLAGVFDLKELMGLIKMSKLLIANSTGPLHIAAALGTPVIGLYPPVVPMSVKRWGPYTDVKKIFVPDTGRECEKCTGAKCEFWNCMEMIKAEDVADSAAELLKRTGVHK, from the coding sequence ATGGAAAAGCCGTATAAAATATTAGTTATAAGAACAGACAAAATCGGAGATGTTGTACTCTCATTGCCGGTTATAAGTGAACTAAGGAGAGTATGTCCTGATTCTCAACTTACCATGCTTGTAAATCCTGCGGTAAGGGATATTGTTGAAAGTAGTGTTGATATTGACAGCATTTTGTATGACACGGGTGATGAGAATTCTATCAACGGTTTTAGAAATTTTGTACACATGCTCAAAAAAGAGAGTTTTGATGCTGCAATTCTGCTTCATCCGAGCTTAATGCTGTCTGCTGCAATCTATATGGCGCACATACCGGTGCGCGCCGGAACAGGATACAGGCTTTATTCTTTTCTGTTTAACAGAGGAGTATTTGAACACAGGAAGAAGAGCGGAAGGCACGAAGCTGAACTGAATCTCTCTCTGGCGAGGGCAATTTGTCCGGCTGTTGATGTAAACAGAATCCGCTTTCTCTTGGAGGTAGATGATGATTCACTCCGCTCAGTCAGGACAAAATTAAATGCAGAAGGCGTAGACGGGAAAAAACCGTTCATTATAGTGCATCCCGGTTCAAAGGGATCGGCACTTACATGGCCGGAACATAAATTTCATGATTTTGTTGCAATATTTGCAGACAATTTTCCCATACAGATACTTGTCACAGGATTGTCAGAAGAAGAGGCTGTTGTAAAAAATGTTTCTGCCGGTTCGGATTTTGCTTTTAATCTTGCAGGTGTGTTTGATTTAAAGGAGTTGATGGGGCTTATAAAAATGTCAAAGCTGCTTATTGCAAACAGTACAGGCCCGCTTCATATTGCGGCGGCTCTCGGCACACCGGTTATCGGGCTTTATCCTCCTGTTGTTCCCATGAGTGTAAAAAGATGGGGCCCTTATACGGATGTAAAAAAGATTTTTGTACCCGATACAGGCAGAGAGTGTGAAAAATGTACCGGAGCTAAATGTGAATTCTGGAACTGTATGGAGATGATAAAAGCAGAGGATGTTGCTGACAGTGCTGCTGAATTACTTAAAAGAACAGGAGTGCATAAATGA